The region GCATACGCGCTCGGCGTGCTCGACGAGGCGGACGCCTTCCGCTTCGAGGACCACCTCATGGAGTGCCCCCAGTGCGCGGCCCATGTGACCGAATTCGGCCCCGCCACACGGCAGTTGCTGCTGTACCGGCGAGCCACGCCGCGCTCCGTGCACCCCATGGCCCAACCCGGTCCCACTCTGCTGGACCGACTGCTCGGCGAAGTGGCGAACCGGCAGCGCGCCGGCCGTCGGCGCTGGTTGTACGCGGTCGCCGCGGCGGTGGTCTTCGCCGTGGCCGGCCCCGGCATCGCGATCATGGCGAGCGGCGACGCGGACCGGACGCAGCAGGTCACCGCGACCGACGAGCGCTCGGGCGTCTGGGCACAGGTCACCAGCGAGAACACGGTCTGGGGCAGCCAGATCGAACTGAAGGTCAAGGACGGCGCCGGCCCCCGCGCCTGCCACCTCGTCGCCATCGCGGACGACGGCACGGAAGAGACGCTGACCAACTGGAACGTGCCCGAGCACGACGCCCGGGAGAGCACGATGATGGGCGCCTCGACCCTCCACCCCGACCAGATCGACAAGTACGAGCTGCGCACCACCGACGGCCTGCACCTGGTGACCCTCGACGCCCCCTGAGCAAGTGCGCGAGGCGCTACTTGAGCAGGCGGGACATCCGGCGGTCGGCCAGCGGTTTGCCACCCGTCTGGCAGGTGGGGCAGTACTGCAGCGAGGAGTCGCTGAAGGAGACCTCGCGGACGGTGTCCCCGCACACCGGGCAGGGCTCGCCGGTCCGGCCGTGCACCCTCAGGCCGCTCTTCTTCTCCGCCTTCAGGCGTCCGGCCGCGAGGCCCCGGGAACGCTCGACCGCGTCGGTGAGCGTCGTGCGCAGTGCCTCGTACAGCCGCCGGGTCTCCTCGGGCGTGAGTGAGGAGGCGACCTTGAACGGGGACATCCGCGCGGCGTGCAGGATCTCGTCGCTGTAGGCGTTCCCCACCCCAGCGATCAGGCTCTGGTCGCGCAGCGCCCCTTTCAGCCGGCGCCGCTCCCCCGCCAGCAGACCGGCGAGGCGGGCCTCGTCGAAGTCGTCGGCGAGCGGGTCAGGACCGAGGCGGGCCACGCCGGGCACCTCCTGCGGATCGTGTACGACGTACACCGCGAGCCGCTTCTGGGTGCCGGCCTCGGTGAGGTCGAAGCCCTCGCCCGTCTCCAGGGCGACACGCAGTGCGAGCGGGCCCTTCCCGGGTTTCGGCGGGCCGTCGGGGAGGCGGTCGCGCCAGTGCAGCCAGCCCGCGCGGGCCAGATGGGTCACGAAGTGCGGGCCGCCGTCCACTGTCAGGTCGAGGAACTTGCCGTGCCGGTGCACGGCGGTGACCTCACGGCCCTCGAAGGCGGTGACCGGTGGGTCGTACGTCTTCAGGACGCTGATCGCGACGGGCAGCACGCGGACCACCTCGTGGCCCACGAGCCGTTCGGTCAGGAAGTCCCTGAGCGCTTCGACCTCGGGTAGTTCCGGCATACGTCCAGAGTGCCACCGCGCGCCGCACCGCTCAGCTCGTGGGCGGCACCACGAACTCGCACCACACGACCTTGCCGCCGCCCCGCGCCTCGACACCCCAGTCGTCGCCGAGGAGGTCGACCAGGAGCAGGCCGCGCCCGGAGACCCCGGCCTCCCCCGCCTCCCGGCGCCGGGGCAGCGCGCTGGAGGAGTCCTCGACCTCGACGCGCAGGCGACGCTCCGGGCCGCGCAGCACCCGCAGCGTGACGACCGCCGCGCCCTCGGTGTGCATCAGGGTGTTGGTGATCAGTTCATCCGCCACGAGTTCGACCTCGTCGGCCCGCTCATGGGCGCCCCAGGCCCGGACCGCCGCCCCGACCATGTGCCGGGCCTGGCTCAGCGCGTCGGGGTCGGCGGGTGCGACATGCTGCTGGAGCCGTCCGCCGGACTGTACGGCGGCCAGGCCCTGACGGCGCAGCAGAAGCAGGGCCACGTCGTCGTCCCCGCTTCGCTCGTCGGCCACCTCGATGAGGCAGTCGGCCATCTTCCAGACGCTGTCCGGGCCTGCCGCGATGAGTGCCATGAGGGTCCGCAGCCCGTCCTCCAGGTCTGCGCCGGGCTGCTCGATGAGTCCGTCGGTGCACAGCAGCAGGGTCTCGCCGGGGTCCAGTTCGAGGGTGGCCACGGGGTAGGCGAGGCGGCCGAACTCGGCGGAGAGGCC is a window of Streptomyces sp. B21-083 DNA encoding:
- a CDS encoding zf-HC2 domain-containing protein, producing the protein MRSLERHRDVGAYALGVLDEADAFRFEDHLMECPQCAAHVTEFGPATRQLLLYRRATPRSVHPMAQPGPTLLDRLLGEVANRQRAGRRRWLYAVAAAVVFAVAGPGIAIMASGDADRTQQVTATDERSGVWAQVTSENTVWGSQIELKVKDGAGPRACHLVAIADDGTEETLTNWNVPEHDARESTMMGASTLHPDQIDKYELRTTDGLHLVTLDAP
- a CDS encoding Fpg/Nei family DNA glycosylase codes for the protein MPELPEVEALRDFLTERLVGHEVVRVLPVAISVLKTYDPPVTAFEGREVTAVHRHGKFLDLTVDGGPHFVTHLARAGWLHWRDRLPDGPPKPGKGPLALRVALETGEGFDLTEAGTQKRLAVYVVHDPQEVPGVARLGPDPLADDFDEARLAGLLAGERRRLKGALRDQSLIAGVGNAYSDEILHAARMSPFKVASSLTPEETRRLYEALRTTLTDAVERSRGLAAGRLKAEKKSGLRVHGRTGEPCPVCGDTVREVSFSDSSLQYCPTCQTGGKPLADRRMSRLLK